A portion of the Punica granatum isolate Tunisia-2019 chromosome 7, ASM765513v2, whole genome shotgun sequence genome contains these proteins:
- the LOC116215223 gene encoding cytochrome P450 CYP72A219-like — translation MLSSSSVPSIAGILLGLIPPALAIVTWAWKVMNWVWLKPMKFERLLRQQGISGNRYRFLFGDLKVSSLMLRNANSRPIGLSDDIAPRLLPFLHQSLGTHGKNFFMWIGTTPALNIMHPEQLKDVFLRIDDFQKIRLNPLAKMLTTGLAHYDGDKWEMHRRIINPAFQLGKLKLMLPAFYSSCNEMVMRWEKLMGAEESCELDAWTDIQNLTRQVIAQTAFGSSYEEGKVIFQLQTEQGELAVKSMHMVYIPGWRFLPTKMNRRMKSIYEQVQSLLRTMIDKREKAMEAGKAATDDLLGLLLESNAKEIRENRRRGDRKVGMSMGDVIEECKLFYLVGQETTSSLLAWAMVLLSIHPQWQDCARLEVLQVLGRDRLPSFDELNHLKIVTMILYEVLRLYPPVPLFARDVPNETKLGELTIPAGVKLLMPALLIHHDRELWGEDAKEFKPERFCDGISKATKNQLLYFPFGWGPRICLGQNLSLIEVKIAMAMILQRFSFELSPSYAHAPMSAFTLQPQHGVQVILRRSSV, via the exons ATGCTGTCATCATCATCAGTTCCCTCAATTGCCGGAATATTGCTCGGACTGATCCCACCTGCTCTGGCCATTGTAACATGGGCATGGAAGGTCATGAACTGGGTGTGGCTGAAGCCGATGAAGTTCGAGAGGCTTCTCCGGCAGCAGGGAATTTCTGGGAACCGGTACAGATTCCTGTTTGGAGACCTGAAAGTTAGCTCGCTGATGTTAAGAAATGCGAACTCGAGGCCCATAGGCCTCTCCGACGATATCGCACCACGCCTCCTCCCTTTCCTCCACCAGTCTCTCGGTACTCATG GAAAGAATTTTTTCATGTGGATTGGAACAACTCCCGCACTCAATATCATGCACCCCGAGCAACTCAAAGATGTTTTCTTGAGAATTGACGACTTCCAAAAGATACGTTTGAATCCACTAGCGAAGATGCTCACTACTGGACTAGCACACTACGATGGGGATAAATGGGAAATGCACCGGAGGATTATCAACCCTGCCTTCCAACTCGGAAAACTCAAG CTGATGTTACCAGCATTTTATTCGTCTTGCAATGAGATGGTGATGAGATGGGAGAAGCTCATGGGGGCAGAGGAATCGTGCGAGCTCGATGCGTGGACCGACATCCAAAATTTAACGCGGCAAGTGATTGCTCAAACAGCATTTGGCAGCAGCTACGAGGAAGGAAAGGTGATATTCCAGCTTCAGACTGAACAGGGCGAGCTTGCCGTAAAAAGTATGCACATGGTCTATATTCCAGGATGGAG GTTTCTTCCTACTAAAATGAACAGGAGGATGAAGAGCATCTATGAACAAGTGCAGTCGTTACTTCGGACAATGATCGACAAAAGAGAGAAAGCAATGGAGGCAGGGAAGGCAGCTACTGATGATCTGTTGGGACTGTTACTAGAATCAAATGCAAAGGAAATCCGAGAAAACAGAAGGAGAGGGGATAGAAAAGTTGGAATGAGTATGGGGGATGTGATCGAGGAGTGCAAGCTGTTTTATTTGGTGGGACAGGAGACAACCTCGTCTCTGCTTGCCTGGGCCATGGTGTTATTAAGCATTCATCCTCAATGGCAAGACTGCGCGAGACTGGAGGTTCTGCAAGTCCTCGGAAGGGATCGGTTACCCAGCTTTGATGAGCTGAACCACCTCAAGATT GTTACGATGATTTTGTATGAGGTTCTAAGGCTATATCCACCAGTTCCTCTGTTTGCTCGTGATGTTCCCAACGAAACGAAGCTCGGTGAACTGACCATACCAGCAGGAGTTAAACTGTTAATGCCCGCCTTACTCATCCACCATGATAGAGAGCTGTGGGGCGAAGATGCCAAGGAATTCAAGCCCGAAAGGTTCTGTGATGGAATCTCAAAGGCAACCAAAAATCAGCTCTTGTACTTCCCGTTTGGTTGGGGCCCTCGAATCTGCCTTGGGCAAAATCTTTCCCTGATCGAAGTGAAGATCGCAATGGCTATGATCCTGCAGCGCTTCTCCTTCGAGCTCTCTCCGTCTTATGCTCATGCTCCGATGTCAGCCTTTACTCTTCAGCCACAACACGGTGTTCAAGTTATTTTAAGGAGATCTTCAGTGTAA